A region of Streptomyces halobius DNA encodes the following proteins:
- a CDS encoding TIGR03767 family metallophosphoesterase: MSRIRSAAALDRRTFLAATGVVGAATGLGLTLGIGGDRPASAATVTPGPPPAAPVPVQPPAVPGVPYERGTTLASVATPRGTSGYRRLADGPAWDRVVRADLASARPGRDQRRTALASFVQFTDLHLVDVQSPLRYEYLRAETASAWRPQEALSVAGVISLIERVNALPGGPATGAPLSFVMTTGDNTDNNSRLELDWFLTAMSGGRITPNSGAPHRYEGVQDSGLTLYWQPDSALRDADKQLGFPRLDGFLDAAIRTVHSPGLRLPWYSTVGNHDSLPGGCYAPGDPDFAEIATGGRKLETLPADEAAQVWKAVKKGLDPKGEDFKRLLKAHAQQARTVTPDERRAPFTRAEYLKAHLDPARTGPGPHGHGYTADSLAEDRLYYTFAISDDVLGVSLDTTDPGGHYTGSIGDGQLEWLMRVLKKNERGDKAHVLVFSHHTSRTMNNTRPDPARPDERRHGGAELVELLSAHPAVVGWINGHSHRNAISPHGTFWEVSTASHIDFPQLARVIELVDNHDGTLSLFTTLVESAAPHRTDFTDLSQTGLAALYRELSFNAPEARSDLAGTAQDRNVELVLKRG, encoded by the coding sequence ATGTCCCGTATCCGGTCCGCCGCTGCTCTCGACCGCCGTACCTTCCTCGCCGCGACCGGCGTCGTGGGCGCCGCCACGGGGCTCGGGCTCACCCTCGGTATCGGCGGGGACCGGCCCGCCTCGGCCGCCACCGTCACCCCGGGCCCGCCGCCCGCCGCGCCGGTGCCGGTCCAGCCCCCGGCCGTCCCGGGCGTCCCCTACGAGCGCGGCACCACCCTCGCCTCCGTCGCCACCCCGCGCGGCACCTCCGGCTACCGCCGGCTCGCCGACGGCCCCGCCTGGGACCGGGTCGTCCGTGCCGATCTCGCGTCCGCCCGCCCCGGGCGTGATCAGCGGCGCACCGCGCTCGCGTCGTTCGTCCAGTTCACCGATCTGCACCTGGTCGATGTGCAGAGTCCGCTGCGCTACGAGTATCTGCGCGCCGAGACCGCGAGCGCCTGGCGGCCGCAGGAGGCGCTCTCCGTCGCCGGGGTGATCTCGCTGATCGAGCGGGTCAACGCGCTGCCGGGCGGGCCCGCCACCGGCGCCCCGCTGTCCTTCGTGATGACCACGGGCGACAACACCGACAACAACTCCCGGCTCGAACTGGACTGGTTCCTGACCGCGATGAGCGGCGGCCGGATCACCCCCAACTCCGGTGCCCCGCACCGCTACGAAGGCGTCCAGGACAGCGGGCTGACCCTGTACTGGCAGCCGGACAGCGCCCTGCGCGACGCCGACAAGCAGCTCGGCTTCCCACGGCTGGACGGATTCCTCGACGCGGCGATCCGGACCGTGCACAGCCCGGGGCTGCGGCTGCCCTGGTACTCCACGGTCGGTAACCACGACTCGCTGCCGGGCGGCTGCTACGCGCCCGGCGACCCCGACTTCGCCGAGATCGCCACCGGCGGCCGCAAGCTGGAGACGCTGCCCGCCGACGAGGCAGCGCAGGTGTGGAAGGCGGTCAAGAAGGGCCTCGACCCCAAGGGGGAGGACTTCAAGCGGCTGCTGAAGGCGCACGCCCAGCAGGCGCGGACGGTCACCCCCGACGAGCGGCGCGCGCCCTTCACCCGCGCCGAGTACCTCAAGGCCCATCTGGACCCGGCCCGCACCGGCCCCGGCCCGCACGGCCACGGGTACACCGCGGACAGCCTCGCCGAGGACCGGCTCTACTACACGTTCGCGATCTCCGACGATGTCCTCGGCGTCAGTCTGGACACCACCGACCCCGGCGGTCACTACACCGGCTCCATAGGCGACGGCCAGCTGGAATGGCTCATGCGGGTGCTGAAGAAGAACGAGCGGGGCGACAAGGCGCATGTCCTGGTCTTCAGCCACCACACCAGCAGGACCATGAACAACACCCGCCCCGACCCGGCGCGCCCCGACGAGCGGCGGCACGGCGGCGCCGAACTGGTGGAGCTGCTGTCCGCCCATCCCGCCGTCGTGGGCTGGATCAACGGTCACAGCCACCGGAACGCCATCAGCCCGCACGGCACCTTCTGGGAGGTCTCCACCGCCTCACACATCGACTTCCCGCAGCTCGCCCGGGTCATCGAGCTGGTGGACAACCACGACGGCACCCTGTCGCTGTTCACCACCCTGGTGGAATCCGCCGCCCCGCACCGTACGGACTTCACCGATCTGTCCCAGACCGGCCTGGCCGCCCTCTACCGCGAACTGTCCTTCAACGCCCCCGAGGCCCGCTCGGACCTGGCGGGCACGGCACAGGACCGCAATGTGGAACTGGTGCTGAAGCGGGGGTGA
- the pepN gene encoding aminopeptidase N, with protein MPGENLSRDEAHERGRLLSVDRYDVALDVRSAVRHDGAAATFRSLTTIRFRCAEPGASTFADLLAPSVTSVTLNGRALDPAVVFDGTRITLDGLAAENVLVVDAQCAYSRTGEGLHRFVDPEDGEVYLYTQYEPADARRVFANFEQPDLKAPFSFEVTAPEGWRVLSNGAQEGEVEEGRHRFATTKPISTYITAVVAGPYHYVSDTYRRAFEDGTELEIPLGALCRKGLARHFDADDIFTVTKQGLDFFHDHFDYPYPFGKYDQAFVPEYNLGAMENPGCVTFREEFVFRGKVTDASYEGRANVILHEMAHMWFGDLVTMQWWDDLWLKESFADFMGAFSLVEATRFRDGWITFANRRKSWAYRADQLPSTHPITADIHDLEDAKLNFDGITYAKGASVLKQLVAYAGQDAFLEGARRYFKRHAYGNTRLTDLLSVLEETSGRDMAAWSRAWLQTAGVNTLTPKVTYDAQDRITELGILQEAAAPDHAAEPHVQQGSDLRPHRVAVGLYRRQDADNALVRYAGAEVDVSGPHTVVTELAGVERPELVLVNDRDLTYCKIRFDEGSLATLRARLGELVDPLARALCWAALWGLTRDGLMPARDYLDLVLRFAGRETDIGVLQSLHGQARTALEHYSAPHRREDAARELAEGALRELRTAAPGSDHQLAWARHFASVASATADLQLLRGLLEGTAKIDGLEVDQELRWTFLKPLVSHGVLDETAVADELARDDTASGKRYQVRCLAARPSAEVKARAWADVVESDALSNALVEATISGFAQLRQRELLAPYAPRYFEMIERVWQERSIEIGMVVVRGLFPAWQVEQGTLDAADAWLAGHPDAAPALRRLVSEERDDLARALRAQACDEAAAPRP; from the coding sequence GTGCCAGGTGAGAATCTGTCCCGGGACGAGGCCCACGAGCGGGGCCGGCTGCTGAGTGTCGACCGGTACGACGTGGCACTCGATGTCCGGTCAGCGGTGCGGCACGACGGGGCCGCGGCCACCTTCCGCTCCCTGACGACGATCCGCTTCCGCTGCGCCGAGCCGGGCGCCTCGACCTTCGCCGATCTGCTCGCGCCGTCGGTGACCTCGGTCACCCTCAACGGCCGTGCCCTGGACCCGGCCGTGGTCTTCGACGGCACCCGGATCACGCTCGACGGGCTGGCCGCGGAGAACGTCCTCGTCGTCGACGCGCAGTGCGCCTACAGCCGTACCGGCGAGGGTCTGCACCGGTTCGTGGACCCGGAGGACGGTGAGGTCTACCTCTACACGCAGTACGAACCGGCCGACGCCCGCCGGGTCTTCGCCAACTTCGAACAGCCCGATCTGAAGGCCCCGTTCAGCTTCGAGGTGACCGCACCCGAGGGGTGGCGGGTGCTCAGCAACGGGGCGCAGGAGGGGGAAGTCGAGGAGGGGCGGCACCGGTTCGCGACCACGAAGCCGATCTCCACGTACATCACGGCGGTGGTAGCCGGTCCGTACCACTACGTCTCGGACACCTACCGGCGCGCCTTCGAGGACGGTACCGAGCTGGAGATCCCGCTGGGCGCGCTGTGCCGCAAGGGGCTGGCCAGGCACTTCGACGCGGACGACATCTTCACGGTCACCAAGCAGGGCCTGGATTTCTTCCATGACCACTTCGACTACCCGTACCCGTTCGGGAAGTACGACCAGGCGTTCGTGCCGGAGTACAACCTCGGCGCGATGGAGAACCCGGGGTGCGTCACCTTCCGTGAGGAGTTCGTCTTCCGGGGGAAGGTGACCGACGCGTCGTACGAGGGCCGGGCCAACGTCATTCTGCATGAGATGGCGCATATGTGGTTCGGGGATCTGGTCACCATGCAGTGGTGGGACGATCTCTGGCTCAAGGAGTCGTTCGCGGACTTCATGGGCGCGTTCTCACTGGTGGAGGCGACGCGCTTCCGTGACGGCTGGATCACCTTCGCCAATCGGCGCAAGTCGTGGGCCTACCGCGCCGATCAGCTGCCGTCCACCCATCCGATCACCGCCGACATCCATGACCTGGAGGACGCCAAGCTCAACTTCGACGGCATCACCTACGCCAAGGGCGCCTCGGTGCTCAAGCAGCTGGTGGCCTACGCGGGGCAGGACGCGTTCCTGGAGGGCGCGCGGCGCTATTTCAAGCGGCACGCGTACGGCAATACGCGGCTGACGGATCTGCTGTCGGTGCTGGAGGAGACGTCCGGGCGGGACATGGCGGCCTGGTCGCGCGCCTGGCTGCAGACTGCGGGGGTCAACACCCTGACGCCGAAGGTTACTTACGACGCGCAGGACCGGATCACGGAGCTCGGCATCCTCCAGGAGGCGGCGGCGCCCGACCACGCGGCGGAGCCACATGTCCAACAGGGGTCGGATCTGCGGCCGCACCGGGTCGCGGTGGGCCTCTACCGACGCCAGGACGCCGACAACGCGCTGGTGCGTTACGCCGGCGCGGAGGTGGACGTCTCCGGGCCGCACACCGTCGTGACGGAGCTGGCCGGGGTCGAACGGCCGGAGCTGGTGCTGGTCAACGACCGGGATCTGACCTATTGCAAGATCCGGTTCGACGAGGGGTCGCTGGCCACCCTGCGGGCCCGGCTCGGCGAACTCGTCGACCCCCTGGCGCGTGCGCTGTGCTGGGCCGCGCTGTGGGGGCTGACCCGCGACGGGCTGATGCCGGCCCGCGACTATCTGGACCTGGTGCTGCGGTTCGCCGGCCGGGAGACCGACATCGGTGTGCTGCAGTCGCTGCACGGCCAGGCCCGTACGGCGCTGGAGCACTACTCCGCGCCGCACCGCCGCGAGGACGCCGCCCGGGAGCTGGCCGAGGGCGCGCTGCGGGAGCTGCGGACCGCGGCCCCGGGCAGCGACCACCAGCTCGCGTGGGCCCGGCACTTCGCCTCGGTCGCCTCGGCCACCGCCGATCTCCAGCTGCTGCGGGGCCTGCTGGAGGGCACCGCGAAGATCGACGGGCTGGAGGTGGACCAGGAGCTGCGCTGGACGTTCCTGAAGCCGCTGGTCTCGCACGGCGTGCTGGACGAGACCGCCGTCGCCGACGAGCTGGCCCGGGACGACACCGCGTCCGGCAAGCGCTACCAGGTGCGGTGCCTGGCGGCCCGTCCGTCGGCGGAGGTCAAGGCGCGGGCGTGGGCCGATGTCGTGGAGTCCGACGCGCTGTCGAACGCGCTGGTGGAGGCGACGATCAGCGGGTTCGCGCAGCTCCGGCAGCGGGAGCTGCTGGCCCCGTACGCGCCGCGCTACTTCGAGATGATCGAGCGGGTCTGGCAGGAGCGGTCCATCGAGATCGGCATGGTGGTGGTGCGCGGGCTGTTCCCGGCCTGGCAGGTGGAGCAGGGGACGCTGGACGCGGCGGACGCCTGGCTGGCCGGGCATCCCGACGCGGCGCCCGCGCTGCGCCGGCTGGTGTCGGAGGAGCGGGACGATCTCGCGCGGGCGCTGCGGGCACAGGCTTGTGACGAGGCCGCCGCGCCGAGGCCGTAA
- a CDS encoding mycothiol-dependent nitroreductase Rv2466c family protein: MSETAKTPADFWFDPLCPWAWMTSRWMLEVEKVRPVEVRWHVMSLAVLNEDKLDEIPEEYREGMLPGGKSWAPVRVCVAAEQQHGSEVLGPLYTALGTRLHNRGERNTRETIVAALEDAGLPVGLVDAAGSDAYDAQLRASHKQGIDLVGQEVGTPVIAVPGSDGEQIAFFGPVVTPAPKGEEAAKLWDGTLMVASIPGFYEIKRTRTKGPRFD, translated from the coding sequence GTGTCCGAAACCGCCAAGACGCCGGCAGACTTCTGGTTCGACCCGCTGTGCCCCTGGGCCTGGATGACCTCCCGCTGGATGCTGGAGGTGGAAAAGGTCCGCCCGGTGGAGGTGCGGTGGCACGTCATGAGCCTGGCGGTCCTCAACGAGGACAAACTGGACGAGATCCCCGAGGAGTACCGCGAGGGCATGCTCCCCGGCGGCAAGTCCTGGGCCCCGGTACGGGTGTGCGTCGCCGCCGAGCAGCAGCACGGCAGCGAGGTGCTCGGCCCGCTCTACACCGCGCTCGGCACCCGGCTGCACAACCGGGGCGAGCGCAACACCCGCGAGACGATCGTCGCCGCCCTCGAAGACGCCGGGCTCCCCGTCGGCCTGGTCGACGCGGCCGGCTCCGACGCCTACGACGCCCAGCTGCGCGCCTCCCACAAGCAGGGCATCGATCTGGTCGGCCAGGAGGTCGGCACCCCGGTCATCGCCGTCCCCGGCTCCGACGGCGAGCAGATAGCGTTCTTCGGCCCGGTCGTCACCCCGGCCCCCAAGGGCGAGGAAGCCGCGAAGCTGTGGGACGGCACGCTGATGGTCGCCTCCATCCCGGGGTTCTACGAGATCAAGCGGACGCGGACGAAGGGGCCGCGGTTCGACTGA
- a CDS encoding superoxide dismutase: MATYTLPELPYDYSALAPVISPEIIELHHDKHHAAYVKGANDTLEQLAEARDKDQWGSINGLEKNLAFHLSGHILHSIYWHNMTGPKDGGGEPLAADGVGELADAIAESFGSYAAFKAQLTKAAATTQGSGWGVLAYEPVSGRLIVEQIYDHQGNVGQGSVPILVFDAWEHAFYLQYKNQKVDFIEAMWQVVNWQDVAKRYTSAKERANNLLLVP; the protein is encoded by the coding sequence ATGGCGACCTACACACTTCCGGAACTCCCCTACGACTACTCGGCGCTGGCGCCGGTCATCAGCCCCGAGATCATCGAGCTGCACCACGACAAGCACCACGCGGCGTATGTGAAGGGCGCCAACGACACGCTGGAGCAGCTCGCCGAGGCGCGCGACAAGGACCAGTGGGGCAGCATCAACGGGCTGGAGAAGAACCTCGCGTTCCACCTCTCCGGCCACATCCTGCACAGCATCTACTGGCACAACATGACCGGCCCGAAGGACGGCGGCGGTGAGCCGCTGGCCGCCGACGGGGTCGGGGAGCTCGCGGACGCCATCGCGGAGAGCTTCGGCTCGTACGCCGCGTTCAAGGCGCAGCTGACGAAGGCGGCGGCGACCACACAGGGATCCGGCTGGGGCGTGCTGGCGTACGAGCCGGTCAGCGGCCGGCTGATCGTCGAGCAGATCTATGACCACCAGGGCAACGTCGGTCAGGGATCGGTGCCGATCCTGGTCTTCGACGCCTGGGAGCACGCGTTCTACCTGCAGTACAAGAACCAGAAGGTGGACTTCATCGAGGCGATGTGGCAGGTCGTCAACTGGCAGGACGTGGCAAAGCGGTACACGTCGGCCAAGGAGCGGGCGAACAACCTGCTGCTGGTGCCGTGA
- a CDS encoding amino acid permease, with product MNRTPSSAAPAREQTDADPGAGQDRGSSLSNGLKQRHLSMIALGGVIGAGLFVGSREGIAAAGPSIVLAFAISGALVMLVMRMLGEMAAANPASGSFSVHAERSIGSWAGFTVGWMFTTLLCVAVAAEALGAADIMTRWFPGTDPWMWVLLFMVIFTGTNLAAVSNFGEFEFWFAALKVAAIALFLVLGLLAIFGVLPGTDAPGTTHLTGDGGFLPRGVDGLMIGLLASVFAYGGLETVTIAAAESKDPVRGVARAVRTAMWRIALFYVGSMAIIVTVIPWNHASIAEYGPYVAVLDYLHIPAAGQIMNVVILVALLSAMNANIYGSSRMAFSLTARGQGPKLLATVSGGVPRRAVILCSSFGFLAVLFSFWWPTTVFQWLLNMVGAAVLVVWGFIAVAQLRMRRQLEREAPERLVVKMWAFPFLTWVALAGVVVVLLLMLRDESQRIQLLFTGGFAVVLTAIALIRQRALPKGAETPEK from the coding sequence ATGAATCGGACACCCTCGTCCGCCGCGCCCGCGCGCGAGCAGACCGACGCGGACCCGGGCGCCGGCCAGGACCGCGGCTCCTCGCTGTCCAACGGCCTCAAGCAGCGCCATCTCTCGATGATCGCCCTGGGCGGGGTGATCGGCGCGGGCCTGTTCGTCGGCTCCCGCGAGGGCATCGCGGCCGCCGGCCCCTCGATCGTGCTGGCCTTCGCGATATCCGGCGCCCTGGTCATGCTCGTGATGCGGATGCTCGGCGAGATGGCCGCGGCCAATCCGGCCTCCGGCTCCTTCTCCGTGCACGCCGAGCGCTCGATCGGCTCCTGGGCCGGCTTCACCGTCGGCTGGATGTTCACCACGCTGCTGTGTGTGGCGGTCGCCGCCGAAGCGCTCGGCGCCGCGGACATCATGACCCGCTGGTTCCCGGGCACCGATCCCTGGATGTGGGTCCTGCTGTTCATGGTGATCTTCACCGGTACGAACCTGGCGGCGGTGAGCAACTTCGGCGAGTTCGAGTTCTGGTTCGCCGCCCTGAAGGTCGCGGCGATCGCCCTCTTCCTGGTCCTGGGCCTGCTCGCCATCTTCGGTGTGCTTCCCGGCACCGACGCGCCGGGCACCACGCACCTCACCGGCGACGGCGGCTTCCTGCCCCGGGGCGTCGACGGCCTGATGATCGGCCTGCTGGCCTCGGTGTTCGCCTACGGCGGGCTGGAGACGGTGACCATCGCGGCCGCCGAGTCCAAGGACCCGGTCCGCGGTGTCGCCCGCGCGGTGCGCACCGCGATGTGGCGGATCGCCCTCTTCTACGTCGGCTCGATGGCGATCATCGTCACCGTCATCCCGTGGAACCACGCCTCGATCGCCGAGTACGGCCCGTACGTCGCGGTGCTGGACTATCTGCACATCCCGGCGGCCGGCCAGATCATGAACGTGGTCATCCTGGTGGCCCTGCTGTCCGCGATGAACGCCAATATCTACGGTTCGTCCCGGATGGCGTTCTCGCTGACGGCCCGTGGCCAAGGCCCGAAGCTGCTGGCCACGGTGAGCGGCGGGGTGCCGCGCCGCGCGGTGATCCTCTGCTCCTCGTTCGGCTTTCTCGCGGTCCTCTTCAGCTTCTGGTGGCCGACGACGGTCTTCCAGTGGCTGCTCAACATGGTCGGCGCGGCCGTCCTGGTGGTGTGGGGCTTCATCGCGGTGGCCCAGCTGCGGATGCGACGGCAGCTGGAGCGCGAGGCGCCCGAGCGGCTCGTGGTGAAGATGTGGGCCTTCCCGTTCCTGACGTGGGTGGCGCTGGCCGGTGTCGTCGTGGTGCTGCTGCTGATGCTGCGTGATGAGAGCCAGCGCATACAGCTGCTGTTCACCGGCGGCTTCGCGGTGGTGCTGACCGCGATCGCGCTGATACGGCAGCGGGCGCTGCCCAAGGGTGCGGAGACGCCCGAGAAGTAG
- a CDS encoding amino acid permease: MHDAPTTAGKTALGEGAGEREPLSAGLKQRHLTMLGLGGVIGAGLFVGSGAGIAVAGPGIVLSYLIAGALAMLIMRMLGEMSAALPSSGAFSVHAERALGRWAGFSVGWLYWFLLVVVLAVEATGAARIANGWVPAVPQWGWVLVFMIVFTVANLAAVKNFGEFEFWFAALKVAAIVLFLALSLLAVFGVLPDTHPVGLTNLTGQGGLLPNGWAGVVSGVLAVVFAFGGLEVVTIAAAESDDPARAVGRAVRSAVWRILFFYVGSMLVIVTLLPWSSMRPGESPYVAVLDGIGVPGAGQIMNIVVFVALLSALNANLYGSSRMVFSLAERGEAPRALLKVSDGGVPRRAVLASVAFGFVSVLLNLKWPDSVFLYMLNAVGAVLLFVWGLIAVSQLRLRPRIEREAPRTLTLRMWAFPYLTWAALLGMAGVLVLMLIDDAARPQLLWSAGATAAVLAVAGVRELRARRAGNPAAPPS; the protein is encoded by the coding sequence ATGCACGACGCACCGACCACCGCCGGGAAGACCGCTCTCGGTGAGGGCGCCGGCGAGCGAGAGCCGCTGTCCGCCGGGCTCAAGCAGCGCCATCTGACGATGCTCGGGCTGGGCGGGGTGATCGGGGCGGGCCTGTTCGTGGGCTCCGGCGCGGGGATCGCGGTGGCCGGGCCCGGCATCGTGCTGTCGTATCTGATCGCGGGCGCACTGGCCATGCTGATCATGCGGATGCTCGGCGAGATGTCGGCGGCGCTGCCGTCCTCGGGCGCGTTCTCGGTGCACGCGGAGCGGGCGCTGGGCCGCTGGGCAGGTTTCAGCGTCGGCTGGCTGTACTGGTTCCTGCTGGTGGTGGTGCTGGCGGTGGAGGCGACCGGAGCGGCGCGGATCGCCAACGGGTGGGTGCCCGCGGTGCCGCAATGGGGCTGGGTGCTGGTCTTTATGATCGTCTTCACCGTCGCCAACCTGGCGGCGGTGAAGAACTTCGGCGAGTTCGAGTTCTGGTTCGCGGCGCTCAAGGTCGCCGCGATCGTGCTGTTCCTCGCGCTGAGCCTGTTGGCCGTCTTCGGGGTGCTGCCGGATACTCATCCGGTCGGCCTGACGAACCTCACCGGGCAGGGCGGACTGCTGCCCAACGGCTGGGCCGGGGTGGTCTCCGGGGTGCTGGCCGTGGTGTTCGCCTTCGGCGGGCTGGAGGTGGTGACCATCGCCGCCGCCGAGTCGGACGATCCGGCGCGCGCGGTCGGCCGGGCGGTGCGCAGCGCGGTGTGGCGGATTCTGTTCTTCTACGTGGGGTCGATGCTGGTCATCGTGACGCTGCTGCCGTGGTCGTCGATGCGGCCGGGCGAGAGCCCGTATGTGGCGGTGCTGGACGGCATCGGGGTGCCGGGCGCCGGCCAGATCATGAACATCGTGGTCTTCGTGGCGCTGCTCTCGGCGCTGAACGCCAATCTCTACGGCTCGTCACGGATGGTCTTCTCCCTGGCCGAACGGGGCGAGGCGCCGCGCGCGCTGCTGAAGGTGTCGGACGGCGGGGTGCCGCGCCGGGCCGTACTGGCCTCGGTGGCCTTCGGGTTCGTCTCCGTGCTGCTGAATCTGAAGTGGCCGGATTCGGTCTTCCTCTACATGCTCAACGCCGTTGGCGCGGTGCTGCTGTTCGTCTGGGGGCTGATCGCCGTCTCCCAACTGCGGCTGCGTCCGCGTATCGAACGCGAGGCGCCGCGGACGTTGACACTCCGCATGTGGGCCTTCCCGTATCTGACCTGGGCGGCGCTGCTGGGAATGGCCGGCGTCCTGGTACTGATGCTGATCGATGACGCGGCCCGGCCGCAGCTGCTGTGGTCGGCCGGGGCGACCGCCGCGGTGCTGGCCGTCGCGGGCGTACGCGAACTGCGGGCGCGCCGCGCAGGCAACCCGGCGGCGCCCCCGAGCTGA
- a CDS encoding biotin transporter BioY has translation MSTAVRTRPGTFPHASHGGTPMGAVLADLLPAATASRARVRDAALVLGGAALTGIAAQIAVPVPGSPVLVTGQTFAALLVGASLGAGRGLLSLALYALVGLVGLPWFAGGTSGAGATFGYIVGMFLAATAVGALARRGGDRGVLRTAATMAVGTAIIYAVGVPYLALSTGMPLGQAVAVGLVPFLIGDALKAALAMGALPTAWKLGSSRG, from the coding sequence ATGAGCACTGCCGTCCGCACCCGCCCCGGCACCTTCCCCCATGCTTCGCACGGGGGGACCCCCATGGGCGCGGTCCTCGCCGATCTGCTGCCGGCCGCCACCGCCTCCCGTGCCCGTGTGCGTGACGCGGCACTGGTGCTCGGCGGCGCCGCGCTCACCGGCATCGCGGCCCAGATCGCCGTCCCGGTCCCCGGCTCCCCGGTCCTGGTCACCGGTCAGACCTTCGCCGCCCTGCTGGTCGGCGCCTCGCTCGGCGCGGGCCGCGGTCTGCTCTCCCTCGCGCTGTACGCCCTTGTCGGCCTGGTGGGCCTGCCGTGGTTCGCGGGCGGCACCTCCGGCGCGGGCGCCACGTTCGGCTACATCGTGGGCATGTTCCTCGCCGCCACCGCCGTGGGCGCGCTGGCCCGCCGGGGCGGTGACCGCGGCGTGCTCCGCACCGCCGCCACGATGGCCGTCGGCACCGCGATCATCTACGCAGTCGGCGTCCCCTACCTCGCCCTGAGCACGGGCATGCCGCTCGGCCAGGCGGTCGCGGTCGGCCTGGTCCCGTTCCTGATCGGCGACGCGTTGAAGGCGGCGCTGGCCATGGGCGCGCTGCCGACGGCCTGGAAGCTCGGCAGCTCTCGCGGCTGA
- a CDS encoding ribose-5-phosphate isomerase: MRVYLGSDHAGFELKNHLVEWLKAHGHEPVDCGPHIYDAQDDYPPFCLRAAEQTAADPDSLGIVIGGSGNGEQIAANKVKGVRAALAWSEETARLGREHNNANVISVGGRMHTQDEATKFIEVFLSTPYSGEERHTRRIDMLSAYETNGELPPIPAHHPQG, from the coding sequence ATGCGCGTGTACCTCGGCTCCGACCATGCAGGTTTCGAACTCAAGAACCACCTCGTCGAATGGCTCAAGGCCCATGGCCATGAGCCCGTCGACTGCGGCCCGCACATCTACGACGCACAGGACGACTACCCCCCGTTCTGCCTGCGCGCCGCGGAGCAGACCGCGGCCGACCCGGACAGCCTCGGCATCGTGATCGGCGGCTCCGGCAACGGCGAGCAGATCGCCGCCAACAAGGTCAAGGGCGTGCGGGCCGCGCTGGCCTGGAGCGAGGAGACCGCCAGGCTCGGCCGCGAGCACAACAACGCGAACGTCATCTCGGTCGGCGGCCGGATGCACACCCAGGACGAGGCGACGAAGTTCATCGAGGTCTTCCTCAGTACCCCCTACTCGGGCGAGGAACGCCACACCCGCCGTATCGACATGCTCTCGGCGTACGAGACCAACGGCGAACTCCCGCCCATCCCGGCCCACCACCCGCAGGGCTGA
- a CDS encoding Fpg/Nei family DNA glycosylase, with translation MPEGHTIHRSAADYADRFLGRSIRATSPQGKFSDGAALVDNQVLASTDAHGKHLFLGFGPDGADRWVHIHLGLFGKLGFGGAPAPPPTDTVRLRIAGPSGYADLRGPTTCALITDAEKQAIHDRLGPDPLRPADDDERAWRRIARSRTTIAALLMDQKVIAGVGNVYRAEVLFRHGIDPYLPGRDLTRAEWDAIWADLVFLMREGVRHNRIDTVRPEHMPEAMGRPPRVDDHGGEVYVYRRANGHCHICGGEIRTAGLAARNLFWCPTCQPARGAGRG, from the coding sequence ATGCCCGAGGGCCACACCATCCACCGCTCGGCAGCGGACTACGCCGACCGCTTCCTCGGGCGGAGCATCCGGGCGACCAGCCCGCAAGGCAAGTTCTCCGACGGCGCGGCCCTCGTCGACAACCAGGTGCTGGCGAGCACGGACGCCCACGGCAAGCACCTCTTCCTCGGCTTCGGTCCGGACGGGGCGGACCGCTGGGTCCACATCCACCTCGGCCTCTTCGGCAAACTCGGCTTCGGCGGCGCCCCCGCACCACCGCCCACCGACACGGTGCGCCTGCGTATCGCCGGCCCGTCCGGATACGCCGACCTCCGCGGGCCGACCACCTGCGCCCTGATCACCGACGCCGAGAAGCAGGCGATACACGACCGGCTCGGCCCCGACCCGCTGCGCCCCGCGGACGACGACGAGCGCGCCTGGCGGCGGATCGCCCGCAGCCGTACCACCATCGCGGCGCTGCTGATGGACCAGAAGGTCATCGCGGGCGTCGGCAACGTCTACCGCGCCGAGGTCCTCTTCCGGCACGGCATCGACCCGTACCTCCCCGGCCGCGACCTCACCCGCGCCGAATGGGACGCCATCTGGGCCGACTTGGTGTTCCTGATGCGCGAGGGCGTCCGGCACAATCGGATCGACACCGTCCGCCCCGAGCACATGCCCGAGGCCATGGGCCGCCCGCCGCGGGTCGACGACCACGGCGGCGAGGTGTATGTGTACCGCCGCGCCAACGGGCACTGCCATATCTGTGGCGGCGAGATCCGCACCGCCGGTCTCGCCGCCCGCAATCTCTTCTGGTGCCCGACCTGCCAGCCGGCGAGGGGCGCCGGCCGGGGCTGA